One window of Desulfarculus baarsii DSM 2075 genomic DNA carries:
- a CDS encoding fatty acid--CoA ligase, with protein MTLQTRQIEKSPNAYGYPLLLKNILRTPLIYSPDQEIVYRDKKRMTYRDLAARISQLGSGLLAMGVKPGDVIGIMDWDSDRYLASYFAVPGIGAVMHTINVRLSPEQVLWTMNHAEDAVVFVHEDFIPIVEAIKDQAKTVKKWILIKETDAPVKSSVAFDCEFEEILAKGAADYEFPDFDENTMATLFYTTGTTGDPKGVYFSHRQLMLHTLAMSVATGAFAGNGRIHSDDVYMPITPMFHVHAWGVPYVATMLGIKQVYPGRYEPEMLLKLLISEKVTFSHCVPTILHMLVSSPVAKKVDLRGWKVIIGGSALPRGLAKAAMELGIDIYTGYGMSETCPLLTLSALSPDMLSLDTEAQLDFRTKTGRAVPLVDIRIVDPMMKDTPKDNQTAGEIVVRAPWLTQGYYKNPDKGKELWEGGYLHTGDVAVIDDKGWIRITDRIKDVIKTGGEWISSLELESLISQTPGVSEVAVVGVPHEKWGERPVAMVVALPETSGEALPEAIKNHLAKFVDDGTISKWAIPEQINVVAAIPKTSVGKIDKKVIRAELAKK; from the coding sequence ATGACCCTGCAAACTCGCCAGATCGAAAAATCGCCCAACGCCTATGGCTATCCCCTGTTGCTCAAAAACATCCTGCGCACGCCCTTGATCTACAGCCCGGACCAGGAGATCGTCTACCGCGACAAAAAACGCATGACCTACCGCGACCTGGCCGCCCGCATCAGCCAGTTGGGCTCGGGCCTGCTGGCCATGGGCGTCAAGCCCGGCGACGTCATCGGCATCATGGACTGGGACTCCGACCGCTACCTGGCCTCCTACTTCGCCGTGCCGGGCATTGGCGCGGTGATGCACACCATCAACGTGCGCCTTTCGCCCGAGCAGGTGCTGTGGACGATGAACCACGCCGAGGACGCGGTGGTCTTTGTCCACGAAGACTTCATTCCCATCGTCGAAGCCATCAAGGATCAGGCCAAGACGGTCAAAAAATGGATTCTGATCAAGGAAACCGACGCGCCGGTCAAATCCAGCGTGGCCTTCGACTGCGAGTTCGAGGAGATCCTGGCCAAGGGCGCGGCCGACTACGAGTTCCCCGACTTCGACGAAAACACCATGGCCACGCTCTTTTACACCACCGGCACCACCGGCGATCCCAAGGGCGTCTACTTCAGCCACCGTCAGCTCATGCTGCACACCCTGGCCATGTCGGTGGCCACCGGCGCCTTCGCCGGCAACGGCCGCATCCACTCCGACGACGTCTACATGCCCATCACCCCCATGTTCCACGTCCACGCCTGGGGCGTGCCCTACGTGGCCACGATGCTTGGCATCAAGCAGGTCTATCCCGGTCGCTACGAGCCCGAGATGCTGCTTAAGCTGCTGATCAGCGAAAAAGTGACCTTCAGCCACTGCGTGCCGACGATTCTGCACATGCTGGTCTCCAGCCCGGTGGCCAAGAAGGTCGATCTGCGCGGCTGGAAGGTGATCATCGGCGGCTCGGCCCTGCCGCGGGGCCTGGCCAAGGCGGCCATGGAGCTGGGCATCGACATCTACACCGGCTATGGCATGAGCGAGACCTGCCCGCTGCTGACCCTCTCGGCCCTCAGCCCCGACATGCTCTCCCTTGACACCGAGGCCCAGCTCGATTTCCGCACCAAGACCGGCCGCGCCGTGCCCCTGGTCGACATCCGCATCGTCGACCCCATGATGAAAGACACGCCCAAGGACAACCAGACCGCCGGCGAGATCGTCGTGCGCGCGCCCTGGCTGACCCAGGGTTATTACAAAAATCCCGACAAGGGCAAGGAACTCTGGGAGGGCGGCTACCTGCACACCGGCGACGTGGCCGTCATCGACGACAAGGGCTGGATCCGCATCACCGACCGCATCAAAGACGTGATCAAAACCGGCGGCGAGTGGATCAGCTCGCTGGAACTGGAAAGCCTGATCAGCCAGACCCCGGGAGTCAGCGAAGTGGCCGTGGTCGGCGTGCCCCACGAAAAATGGGGTGAGCGGCCCGTGGCCATGGTCGTGGCCCTGCCCGAGACCAGCGGCGAGGCCCTGCCCGAGGCCATCAAGAATCATCTGGCCAAGTTCGTCGACGACGGCACCATCAGCAAGTGGGCCATCCCCGAGCAGATCAACGTGGTGGCGGCCATCCCCAAGACCTCCGTCGGCAAGATCGACAAAAAGGTCATCCGCGCCGAGTTGGCCAAAAAATAA
- a CDS encoding PAS domain-containing hybrid sensor histidine kinase/response regulator, whose amino-acid sequence MTEQWDEGLFRRLFQEAALGMALVDVSGRYLLANDHCLRLLGYSQQELRGLTFRELTHRDDLAASERYYQRLLAGRQSFVQVEKRYIKRDGGFVWLLVKNTMLRDRRGDPQYILTFLQDITQQKLAEEALTESEQRYRTIFETAGTAMVIYRQDTTITLANSEFCKLCGCAKEDTEGKRSWTEFIAPNDVERMLGYHRVRRQRPDVTPRSYEAAVIDNSGRPHDVIITVGPIPESNLTVASLLDIAGLKKAEEERALLATAIEQAAEGLMITDNDSVIQYINPAFERMSGFDAAELIGKSIRQLGRDELGMGPPKEMWRVLAKGGAWSGRYANVRKDGRTIEVETTVSPVRAAGGQGVTNYLAQQRDRTKEAQLERQLRQSQKMEAIGTLAGGIAHDFNNILASIIGYAEIALHDYLGPEHQAGRLLGQVIKACGRARDLADQILTFSRQTERQLAPVALEAVVDEALKLLRASLPANIVIERQSDGSGGLVVADSTQLHQVILNLGANAAHAMGPKGGTLGVRLARVELDAEQAARLGGLVAGEHMELCLSDSGTGMDEATIERIFEPYFTTKGPGGGTGLGLALVHGIVTGLGGAVRVESALGQGSRFFVYLPLAQGHAAGQAAEDGPAPRGRERLMLVDDEAPVAAMAAEMLGNLGYDVRAHTDSRQAAQTIAAGQVDFDLLITDQTMPGLSGLDLARLVKALRPETPVLICSGYADFRGGEEESAEAARLCRLLRKPLTRLELARAVRQALDRREA is encoded by the coding sequence GTGACCGAGCAGTGGGACGAGGGGCTTTTTCGCCGCCTGTTCCAGGAGGCGGCCCTGGGCATGGCCCTGGTCGACGTCTCCGGGCGCTACCTGCTGGCCAACGACCATTGCCTGCGCCTGCTGGGCTATTCCCAGCAGGAGCTGCGCGGGCTGACCTTTCGCGAGTTGACCCACCGCGACGACCTGGCGGCCAGCGAACGCTACTACCAGCGCCTGCTGGCCGGCCGCCAGAGCTTCGTGCAGGTGGAAAAACGCTACATCAAACGCGACGGCGGCTTTGTCTGGCTGCTGGTCAAAAACACCATGCTGCGCGACCGCCGGGGCGACCCCCAGTACATCCTCACCTTTTTGCAGGACATCACCCAGCAGAAGCTGGCCGAGGAGGCCCTCACCGAATCCGAGCAACGCTATCGCACCATCTTCGAGACCGCCGGCACGGCCATGGTCATCTACCGCCAGGACACGACGATCACCCTGGCCAACAGCGAATTTTGCAAGCTCTGCGGCTGCGCCAAGGAAGACACCGAGGGCAAGCGCAGTTGGACCGAATTCATCGCGCCCAACGACGTCGAGCGCATGCTGGGTTACCACCGCGTCCGTCGCCAGCGGCCAGACGTCACCCCGCGCAGCTACGAGGCGGCGGTCATCGACAACTCGGGCCGACCCCACGACGTGATCATCACCGTGGGGCCCATCCCCGAGAGCAACCTCACCGTGGCCTCGCTTTTGGACATCGCCGGGCTGAAAAAGGCCGAGGAGGAGCGGGCCCTTTTGGCCACGGCCATCGAGCAGGCCGCCGAGGGCCTGATGATCACCGACAACGACTCGGTGATCCAATACATCAACCCGGCCTTCGAACGCATGAGCGGCTTTGACGCCGCCGAGCTGATCGGCAAGAGCATCCGCCAACTGGGCCGCGACGAGCTGGGCATGGGCCCGCCCAAGGAAATGTGGCGGGTGCTGGCCAAGGGCGGCGCGTGGTCGGGGCGCTACGCCAACGTGCGCAAGGACGGCCGAACCATCGAGGTCGAGACCACCGTCAGCCCCGTGCGCGCCGCCGGCGGCCAGGGCGTCACCAACTACCTGGCCCAGCAACGCGACCGCACCAAGGAGGCCCAGCTCGAACGCCAGCTGCGCCAATCGCAAAAAATGGAGGCCATCGGCACCCTGGCCGGCGGCATCGCCCACGATTTCAACAACATCCTGGCCTCGATCATCGGCTACGCCGAGATAGCCCTGCACGACTACCTGGGCCCCGAGCATCAGGCCGGCCGCCTGCTTGGCCAGGTGATCAAGGCCTGCGGCCGGGCCCGCGACCTGGCCGACCAGATCCTCACCTTCAGCCGCCAGACCGAACGCCAGTTGGCCCCGGTGGCGCTGGAGGCGGTGGTGGACGAGGCCCTCAAGCTGCTGCGGGCGTCGCTGCCGGCCAACATCGTCATCGAGCGGCAAAGCGACGGCTCGGGCGGCCTGGTCGTCGCCGACTCGACCCAACTGCACCAGGTGATCCTCAACCTGGGGGCCAACGCCGCCCACGCCATGGGCCCCAAGGGCGGGACGCTGGGCGTGAGGCTGGCCCGGGTGGAGCTGGACGCCGAACAGGCCGCGCGCCTGGGCGGCCTGGTGGCCGGCGAGCACATGGAGCTTTGCCTCAGCGACAGCGGCACGGGCATGGACGAGGCCACCATCGAGCGCATCTTCGAACCATACTTCACCACCAAGGGCCCCGGCGGCGGCACGGGCCTGGGCCTGGCCCTGGTCCACGGCATCGTCACCGGCCTGGGCGGGGCGGTGCGGGTGGAGAGCGCCCTGGGCCAAGGCTCGCGGTTTTTCGTTTATCTGCCCCTGGCCCAGGGCCACGCCGCCGGCCAGGCCGCCGAGGACGGCCCGGCCCCCCGTGGCCGTGAGCGCCTGATGCTCGTCGACGACGAGGCCCCGGTGGCGGCCATGGCCGCCGAGATGCTGGGCAACCTGGGCTATGACGTGCGCGCCCATACCGACAGCCGCCAGGCGGCCCAGACCATCGCCGCCGGCCAGGTCGATTTCGATCTGCTGATCACCGACCAGACCATGCCCGGCCTTTCGGGCCTGGACCTGGCCCGGCTGGTCAAGGCCCTGCGGCCCGAGACGCCGGTGCTGATCTGCTCGGGCTACGCCGATTTTCGCGGCGGCGAGGAGGAATCGGCAGAGGCCGCCCGCCTCTGTCGGCTGCTGCGCAAGCCCCTGACCAGGCTGGAGCTGGCCAGGGCCGTGCGCCAAGCCCTGGACCGGCGGGAGGCTTGA
- the dinB gene encoding DNA polymerase IV, translating to MRPPARLRGLASFGWDNAALLLQARLAEPIARFKKKGNSATNFTATPSRLIAHVDMDAFYAAVEAMDQPELAGLPLVVGGLGPRSVVSAASYEARAFGVRSAMPMGQALRLCPTAAVRPVRMARYRQVSGQVMDALAAFSPLVEQISVDEAFIDLSGCRRLWGPPRQAGLAIKAAVSRACGLSCSVGLAPARFLAKIASERDKPDGLTVVEDLEGFLRTIQLREVSGVGKKAQERLAALGLKRLVDLRPLRPELLERLFGSGGARMARLAWGDDPTPIEPRRPVKSLSHELTLDRDTADRELLAALLLDLGHKVARRLRDKGLAGQSLTLKLKTSDMAIVTRSTALGAPTNDGGRIVATARGLLAAYQGRGPFRLIGVGLGRLAPAGAGQGELFDAGRQKALARAEDEVRRRFGERAIQRAAQTPSLDHDEKLVHNDE from the coding sequence TTGCGGCCCCCCGCCAGGTTGCGGGGGTTGGCGTCCTTTGGCTGGGACAACGCTGCTCTCCTGTTACAAGCACGCTTGGCCGAACCCATAGCACGTTTTAAAAAAAAGGGCAATAGCGCTACGAATTTCACAGCCACCCCATCCAGGCTGATCGCCCACGTGGACATGGACGCCTTTTACGCGGCGGTGGAGGCCATGGACCAGCCCGAGTTGGCCGGCCTGCCGCTGGTGGTGGGCGGCCTGGGCCCGCGTTCGGTGGTCTCGGCGGCCTCCTACGAGGCGCGAGCCTTTGGCGTGCGTTCAGCCATGCCCATGGGCCAGGCCCTGCGCCTGTGCCCCACGGCGGCGGTGCGGCCGGTGCGCATGGCCCGCTACCGCCAGGTCAGCGGCCAGGTGATGGACGCGCTGGCGGCCTTTTCGCCGCTGGTCGAGCAGATCTCGGTGGACGAAGCCTTCATCGACCTCAGCGGCTGCCGGCGCTTGTGGGGGCCGCCGCGTCAGGCCGGCCTGGCCATCAAGGCGGCGGTGAGCCGAGCCTGCGGGCTGAGCTGTTCGGTGGGCCTGGCCCCGGCGCGCTTTCTGGCCAAGATCGCCAGCGAGCGCGACAAGCCCGACGGCCTGACGGTGGTCGAGGATCTGGAAGGCTTTTTGCGGACGATCCAACTGCGCGAGGTCTCGGGCGTGGGCAAAAAGGCCCAGGAGCGCCTGGCGGCCCTGGGCCTCAAACGCCTGGTGGATCTGCGCCCCCTGCGGCCGGAGTTGCTGGAGCGCCTGTTCGGCTCGGGCGGGGCGCGCATGGCCCGCCTGGCCTGGGGCGACGACCCCACGCCCATCGAACCCCGCCGGCCGGTCAAGAGCCTCAGCCACGAACTGACCCTGGACCGCGACACCGCCGACCGCGAGCTGCTGGCGGCCCTGCTGCTGGACCTGGGTCACAAGGTGGCCCGCCGCCTGCGCGACAAGGGCCTGGCCGGCCAGAGCCTGACGCTCAAGCTCAAAACCAGCGACATGGCCATCGTCACCCGCTCCACCGCCCTGGGCGCCCCCACCAACGACGGCGGCCGCATCGTGGCCACGGCGCGGGGCCTGTTGGCGGCCTACCAGGGGCGCGGGCCCTTCCGGCTGATCGGCGTGGGTCTGGGCCGCCTGGCCCCGGCCGGGGCGGGCCAGGGCGAGCTTTTCGACGCCGGCCGTCAAAAGGCCCTGGCCAGGGCCGAGGACGAGGTGCGCCGCCGTTTTGGCGAGCGGGCCATCCAGCGCGCCGCCCAGACGCCCAGCCTGGACCACGACGAAAAACTGGTGCATAATGACGAATAA
- a CDS encoding inositol monophosphatase family protein has translation MREQLLETAVAAARAGARLLRERWSAPRTISRKERYDFVTDADLASQRAVLAVIEERHPDHAILAEEERGDPATAARTPGVLWVVDPLDGTTNFIHGFPMAAVSVAAVAGGRPLAGAIIDVVHGEEFKAARGLGAFVDDRPMRVADIEDRSQCLLLTGFPFRDRGRLDPYLELFKELFGQSSGVRRAGSAALDLAYVAAGRAQGFWEMGLKPWDVAAGIVLVEEAGGVVSDFAGGGEALWRGDVVAAAPGVHGWMQQACERYFPLG, from the coding sequence ATGCGGGAGCAACTGTTGGAAACGGCCGTGGCTGCGGCGCGGGCCGGGGCCCGGCTGCTGCGCGAGCGCTGGTCGGCGCCGCGCACGATCAGCCGCAAGGAGCGTTACGATTTCGTCACCGACGCCGATCTGGCCAGCCAACGGGCGGTGCTGGCGGTGATCGAGGAACGTCACCCCGACCACGCCATCCTGGCCGAGGAAGAGCGGGGCGACCCGGCCACGGCGGCGCGGACGCCGGGCGTGTTGTGGGTGGTCGATCCGCTGGACGGCACGACCAACTTCATCCACGGCTTTCCCATGGCCGCGGTGAGCGTGGCGGCGGTGGCGGGCGGGCGACCCCTGGCCGGGGCGATCATCGACGTGGTCCACGGCGAGGAGTTCAAGGCGGCGCGGGGCCTGGGGGCCTTCGTGGACGACCGGCCGATGAGGGTGGCCGACATCGAAGATCGCTCGCAGTGCCTGCTGCTGACGGGCTTTCCCTTCCGCGATCGCGGCCGGCTGGATCCATACCTGGAGCTGTTCAAGGAGCTGTTCGGCCAATCTTCGGGCGTGCGGCGGGCGGGATCGGCGGCGCTGGATTTGGCCTACGTGGCCGCCGGGCGGGCCCAGGGTTTTTGGGAGATGGGCCTCAAGCCCTGGGACGTGGCCGCGGGGATCGTGCTGGTGGAGGAGGCCGGCGGCGTGGTCAGCGATTTCGCCGGCGGCGGCGAAGCCCTGTGGCGAGGCGATGTCGTGGCCGCCGCGCCGGGCGTCCACGGCTGGATGCAACAAGCGTGCGAGCGATATTTTCCGCTGGGTTGA
- the pcnB gene encoding polynucleotide adenylyltransferase PcnB: protein MSTQADQQPENYPLPEPRIVPRPEHAISRDNIDPDALKVLYRLHRAGFTAYLVGGGVRDLLLGKKPKDFDVGTDARPGQVRNLFRNSRVIGRRFRLVQVFFQRNKIVEVSTFRRASDPDEDLVLQANNTFGSPAEDALRRDLTINAMFYNIADFSIVDYVGGMDDLKAGLIRAVGDPKIRFHRDPVRVMRAVRHAARTGFQLTSETRQAVEDFRCELAVCPSSRIRDELMRDLAGGAAAPWLELAHQTKILYSLLPGLEKYYGQPDSHARAQAACNLAAIDQAVAAGAPPDDAVIVCAFLWPALEALAASQPFEEGRAGRGQWIGFVRDALPELTAPVAFAKRVIERACQLAAVMSFPRFAEPGQRLPKRVTEKGYFPMAQDLATVIGLRLEPGDENDAPQQARAKRRRPRRRRKRPGGNGSQAA from the coding sequence GTGAGCACGCAAGCAGATCAACAGCCAGAAAACTACCCCTTGCCCGAACCGCGCATCGTGCCCAGGCCCGAGCACGCCATCAGCCGCGACAACATCGACCCCGACGCGCTGAAGGTGCTCTACCGCCTGCACCGCGCCGGCTTCACCGCCTATTTGGTCGGCGGCGGCGTGCGCGATCTGCTGCTGGGCAAAAAACCAAAAGACTTCGACGTCGGCACCGACGCCCGGCCCGGCCAGGTGCGCAACCTCTTTCGCAACAGCCGCGTCATCGGCCGGCGCTTCCGCCTGGTCCAGGTCTTTTTTCAGCGCAACAAGATCGTCGAGGTCAGCACCTTCCGCCGAGCCTCCGACCCCGACGAAGACTTGGTGCTCCAGGCCAACAACACCTTTGGCAGCCCCGCCGAGGACGCCCTGCGCCGCGACCTGACCATCAACGCCATGTTCTATAATATCGCCGATTTCAGCATCGTCGACTATGTCGGCGGCATGGACGATCTCAAGGCCGGCCTGATCCGCGCCGTCGGCGACCCCAAGATTCGTTTTCACCGTGATCCCGTGCGGGTCATGCGCGCCGTGCGCCACGCCGCCCGCACCGGCTTTCAACTCACCAGCGAAACCCGCCAGGCCGTCGAGGACTTCCGTTGTGAGCTGGCCGTCTGCCCCTCCAGCCGCATCCGCGACGAGCTCATGCGCGATCTGGCCGGCGGCGCGGCCGCGCCTTGGCTGGAGCTGGCCCACCAGACCAAAATCCTCTACAGCCTGCTGCCGGGCCTGGAAAAATATTACGGCCAACCCGACAGCCACGCCCGGGCCCAGGCCGCATGCAACCTGGCCGCCATCGATCAGGCCGTCGCCGCCGGCGCGCCGCCAGACGACGCCGTGATCGTCTGCGCCTTTTTGTGGCCGGCCCTGGAGGCCCTGGCCGCCAGCCAGCCCTTCGAGGAAGGCCGCGCCGGCCGCGGACAGTGGATCGGCTTTGTCCGCGACGCCCTGCCCGAGCTGACCGCGCCGGTGGCCTTTGCCAAACGCGTCATCGAACGGGCCTGTCAACTGGCCGCCGTCATGAGCTTCCCCCGCTTTGCCGAGCCCGGCCAGCGCCTGCCCAAGCGCGTTACCGAAAAAGGCTACTTCCCCATGGCTCAGGATCTGGCCACCGTCATCGGCCTGCGCCTGGAGCCCGGCGACGAAAACGACGCCCCCCAACAGGCCCGCGCCAAACGCCGCCGGCCCCGCCGCCGTCGTAAACGCCCCGGCGGCAACGGTTCACAGGCCGCCTAG
- a CDS encoding sigma-54-dependent transcriptional regulator: MAHVLIIDDDQMFCEMLAHKVELLGHQAAFAHSLAQGLALCQAGGYDVIYLDVRMPDGNGLEWLGRIQASPGRPEVIIMTGAGDPDGAELAIKSGAWDYVKKPSSMQATTLPLARALQYRQEKAAAGQRRALRLEGIVGADPAFAACLDKLAQAAGSEAAVLICGETGTGKELFARAIHENSARHGGSFVVVDCSVLPQNLVESILFGHEKGAFTGASEARRGLIAQANGGTLFLDEVGELSPALQRSFLRVLQERRFRPLGAARESSSDFRLLAATNRDLEAMAAGGAFREDLLFRLRTLVIDLPPLRRRGKDIASLVSHHLELLCRRYGQGAKGFSPEFMAALTAHAWPGNVRELVSALEQALAAAGPAPTLHVHHLPQKLRIALARASAHPLEAAPRQPEEPAQAMGLPPLKQYRQAMDRQYLQELLRVCQGDMGRAVAVSGLSRSRLYALLKQLGLARQD, translated from the coding sequence GTGGCCCACGTGCTGATCATCGACGACGACCAGATGTTTTGCGAAATGCTGGCCCACAAGGTGGAGCTGTTGGGCCACCAGGCGGCCTTCGCCCACAGCCTGGCCCAGGGCCTGGCGTTGTGCCAGGCCGGCGGCTACGACGTGATTTACCTGGACGTGCGCATGCCCGACGGCAACGGCCTGGAGTGGCTGGGGCGCATCCAGGCCAGCCCCGGCCGGCCCGAGGTGATCATCATGACCGGGGCCGGCGACCCCGACGGCGCGGAGTTGGCCATCAAGAGCGGGGCCTGGGATTACGTCAAAAAACCCTCCTCGATGCAGGCCACCACCCTGCCCCTGGCCCGGGCCCTGCAATATCGCCAGGAAAAGGCCGCCGCCGGCCAGCGCCGGGCCCTGCGCCTGGAGGGCATCGTCGGCGCGGACCCGGCCTTCGCCGCCTGCCTGGACAAGCTGGCCCAGGCCGCCGGCAGCGAGGCCGCCGTGCTCATCTGCGGCGAAACCGGCACGGGCAAGGAGCTATTCGCCCGGGCCATCCACGAAAACTCGGCCCGCCACGGCGGTTCGTTCGTGGTGGTCGACTGCTCGGTGCTGCCGCAAAACCTGGTGGAGTCGATCCTCTTCGGCCACGAAAAGGGCGCCTTCACCGGGGCCTCGGAGGCCCGGCGGGGGCTGATCGCCCAGGCCAACGGCGGCACGCTGTTTCTGGACGAAGTGGGCGAGCTTTCGCCGGCGCTGCAACGCTCTTTTTTGCGGGTGCTGCAAGAGCGGCGCTTCCGGCCGCTGGGCGCGGCCCGCGAGTCTTCCAGCGATTTCCGGCTGCTGGCGGCCACCAACCGCGACCTGGAGGCCATGGCCGCCGGCGGGGCCTTCCGCGAGGACTTGCTGTTCCGGCTGCGCACGCTGGTCATCGACCTGCCGCCCCTGCGGCGGCGCGGCAAGGATATCGCAAGCCTGGTCAGCCATCACCTGGAGCTGTTGTGCCGGCGCTACGGCCAGGGGGCCAAGGGCTTTTCGCCCGAGTTCATGGCGGCCCTGACCGCCCACGCTTGGCCCGGCAACGTGCGCGAGCTGGTCAGCGCCCTGGAGCAGGCCCTGGCCGCGGCCGGGCCGGCCCCCACCCTGCACGTCCATCATCTGCCGCAAAAACTGCGCATAGCCCTGGCCCGGGCTTCGGCCCACCCGCTGGAGGCCGCGCCGCGCCAACCCGAGGAGCCGGCCCAGGCCATGGGGCTGCCGCCGCTCAAGCAGTATCGTCAGGCCATGGACCGTCAATATCTGCAAGAGCTGCTGCGCGTTTGCCAGGGCGACATGGGCCGGGCGGTGGCGGTTTCGGGGCTGTCGCGTTCGCGGCTCTACGCGCTCTTGAAGCAGCTTGGCCTGGCGCGCCAGGACTGA
- a CDS encoding glycosyltransferase family protein, which translates to MPSFAQTHSRVTTYYLLEESRDLRQSLLKAARWKKTVLIVPALASEFTHPENRPVFVNIVSELASANYLAHVIFGLDQASEQDVRELTGILKKAGLQNYVLQWNDGEAFASVYHEMQENGFNLDQRGKGRNVFMGFGVAMALGATTVGLLDADIRTFKRRQLDRLFFPCLVHNYPFAKAFYARWNEQRLFGRVKRLLLDPLLLALKRKFSDSSEDKMLRLVDFLLSFDYQLSGEVVFDAWMLKKMRYALDWGVEIFTLIEVFRKAAQVAQVEFTRHGFDHKHQRVSTADPSGGLHRMSLDIINTLLHALIVEEGLEVGEEFFRDLALTYQSIAEDIIKKYSDNAEFNQINYDRDAEERMVNQVLAGAIVQAADRLTAPAHLAEKMLRLTASHPEFKPFIDAGLQQTILAVEEKIRDQSLDLRYLPSWERILWKMPEVSGLIVDAVEADKARFR; encoded by the coding sequence ATGCCCAGTTTCGCCCAGACCCACTCTCGCGTAACCACCTACTATCTGCTGGAAGAATCGCGCGATCTGCGCCAGAGTCTGCTCAAAGCCGCCCGCTGGAAAAAAACCGTGCTCATCGTGCCGGCCCTGGCCAGCGAGTTCACCCACCCCGAAAACCGGCCGGTGTTTGTCAACATCGTCAGCGAACTGGCCAGCGCCAACTACCTGGCCCACGTCATCTTCGGCCTGGACCAGGCCAGCGAGCAGGACGTCCGCGAGCTGACGGGCATACTCAAAAAAGCCGGCCTGCAAAACTATGTCTTGCAGTGGAACGACGGCGAGGCCTTCGCCTCGGTCTATCACGAGATGCAGGAAAACGGCTTCAATCTCGACCAGCGCGGCAAGGGCCGCAACGTCTTCATGGGCTTCGGCGTGGCCATGGCCCTGGGCGCGACCACCGTGGGGCTGCTGGACGCCGATATCCGCACCTTCAAGCGTCGCCAGCTCGACCGGCTGTTTTTTCCGTGTCTGGTGCACAACTACCCGTTCGCCAAGGCCTTCTACGCCCGCTGGAACGAGCAGCGCCTCTTTGGCCGGGTCAAGCGCCTGCTACTGGACCCGCTGCTTCTGGCCCTCAAGCGCAAGTTCAGCGACAGCTCCGAGGACAAGATGCTGCGGCTGGTCGATTTCCTGCTCAGCTTCGACTATCAGCTCTCGGGCGAGGTGGTCTTCGACGCCTGGATGCTCAAAAAAATGCGTTACGCCCTGGATTGGGGCGTGGAGATTTTCACGCTCATCGAGGTCTTCCGCAAGGCGGCCCAGGTGGCCCAGGTCGAGTTCACCCGCCATGGTTTCGATCACAAGCACCAGCGGGTCAGCACCGCCGACCCCTCCGGCGGGCTGCACCGCATGAGCCTGGACATCATCAACACCCTGCTGCACGCCCTGATCGTCGAGGAGGGCCTGGAGGTGGGCGAGGAGTTTTTCCGCGACCTGGCCCTGACCTACCAGTCCATCGCCGAGGACATCATCAAAAAATACTCCGACAACGCCGAGTTCAACCAGATCAACTACGACCGAGACGCCGAGGAGCGCATGGTCAACCAGGTCTTGGCCGGGGCCATCGTCCAGGCCGCCGACCGTCTGACCGCCCCGGCTCATCTGGCCGAAAAAATGCTGCGCCTGACAGCCAGCCACCCGGAATTCAAGCCTTTTATCGACGCCGGCCTGCAACAGACGATCCTGGCCGTCGAGGAAAAGATCCGCGACCAGAGCCTGGATCTGCGCTACCTGCCCTCGTGGGAGCGCATCCTCTGGAAAATGCCCGAGGTCAGCGGTTTGATCGTCGACGCCGTTGAAGCCGACAAGGCCCGCTTTCGCTAG